The Roseofilum casamattae BLCC-M143 genome window below encodes:
- a CDS encoding PKD domain-containing protein has product MSILHNCLKAFSLAGAISILNIGMPAIAANTIEVELRPNRSERIDIAELEEFAQTGQLSYELKGILYFPIYQNREIRSYYDERDLEFEDFLNDFQQQLNRPIPTDPNSPVDLREQKLLQVILGNLDENDWKIGSRLISNRVGDKSLINFLKTLPVDTITEDNFVPSLRAYRPTKPVTLLERSPVAPGIGTPLYSSGDDLIIQVLGSDSGFTSALWLMSPSQHSIASNQHTGAVVNLGPIPAGQELKFGLQVYNTGYWYYTGAPSNNPDGISHARVSYLSPGVVRVGFEDLFGGGDFDFDDHTFKFSNINTQPQFLRIGSAPVVRRGDFFDFYALAHDWETLDGLRFSWDFNGDGQTDYEGAEGPIHWNYGKKGIYNSTVTVTDVSGAVAQYGFQTEVVPEPAALGGLALLGMVGLGKLVTRKRKGA; this is encoded by the coding sequence TCGCTGCCAACACCATTGAAGTCGAACTTAGGCCTAATCGATCGGAGCGAATTGATATTGCCGAACTCGAAGAGTTTGCTCAAACTGGACAATTATCTTATGAGTTAAAAGGGATTTTATATTTCCCAATCTATCAGAATCGTGAAATTAGATCGTATTACGACGAGCGAGATCTAGAGTTTGAAGATTTTTTGAATGATTTTCAACAGCAGTTGAATCGTCCCATTCCTACGGATCCAAACTCTCCTGTGGATTTAAGAGAACAGAAGTTGTTGCAAGTTATCTTAGGCAATCTTGATGAAAATGATTGGAAGATTGGCTCTCGATTGATCTCTAATCGAGTTGGAGATAAAAGCCTGATTAATTTTCTCAAAACCTTACCAGTCGATACCATCACTGAAGATAACTTTGTGCCAAGTCTGCGAGCTTATCGGCCGACTAAACCCGTCACCCTGCTGGAACGTTCTCCTGTTGCTCCAGGTATAGGGACACCCCTCTATTCTAGTGGAGACGATCTGATTATCCAGGTTCTGGGATCGGACTCAGGATTTACCAGTGCTTTGTGGTTGATGTCGCCTTCACAACACTCTATCGCGAGCAATCAACATACTGGTGCAGTGGTTAACCTCGGCCCTATCCCAGCAGGACAAGAGCTAAAATTTGGACTGCAAGTTTACAACACGGGGTATTGGTATTATACAGGTGCTCCAAGTAATAATCCAGATGGTATTTCTCATGCGAGAGTCAGTTACCTCAGTCCGGGAGTAGTACGGGTTGGCTTTGAAGATCTATTTGGTGGTGGAGATTTTGATTTCGACGATCATACTTTTAAGTTTTCTAATATCAACACCCAGCCTCAATTTCTAAGGATTGGATCGGCACCTGTCGTGAGACGAGGAGACTTTTTTGATTTTTATGCCTTAGCTCATGATTGGGAAACCCTTGATGGTTTAAGATTTTCCTGGGACTTCAATGGAGATGGACAAACCGACTATGAAGGTGCAGAAGGCCCCATCCATTGGAATTATGGCAAAAAGGGTATTTATAACTCGACAGTGACAGTAACTGATGTTAGTGGCGCTGTTGCTCAATATGGGTTTCAAACCGAAGTGGTTCCCGAACCTGCTGCTCTAGGAGGTTTAGCGCTGCTGGGTATGGTTGGTTTAGGGAAACTTGTAACTCGGAAACGGAAAGGCGCGTAA